One segment of Thermus tengchongensis DNA contains the following:
- a CDS encoding amidohydrolase encodes MWLTDGRRSLLVEGEWIARVEVGAKGLRFEALTPGLQDAHAHPLYWGMALRGLDLSGLTEPERVAARVVEAARGLPPGAWLEGAGFLFPKAPPPGLLDRAAPENPVFLRSRDHHSAWINRKAAEVADLGPGTEAPQGGGFLRDSEGMPYYLLERAQEILVPHLPPPSPQDLARGLQDFARRGYTAVHALGYEPPEALDWALAMELPVRLWWALPRGAWRGRAPGWYGDLHLAGVKFFADGALGSRTAWMHRSYPDGSLGMPLDREGEILEEGEEALRAGFTLAVHAIGTRAVEAVLGVFHKLAPVAWRKGLTLRMEHVQHVRDGALSLFSGLPLALSMQPLHLLEDAALVRAYGFPPGEAFRFRSLWATGLPLAFGSDAPVAKPDYGRNLLAATRHPLAPEESLTPEEVLWAHTEGASRAAGWGDYGRLEPGMRADLTLWEGGRPVGRVYRGRLELFS; translated from the coding sequence GCCGGAGAAGCCTCCTGGTGGAGGGGGAGTGGATTGCCCGGGTGGAGGTGGGGGCCAAGGGCCTGCGCTTTGAGGCCCTCACCCCCGGCCTCCAGGACGCCCACGCCCACCCCCTTTACTGGGGAATGGCCCTCCGGGGTCTGGACCTTTCGGGGCTCACGGAGCCGGAAAGGGTGGCGGCCAGGGTGGTGGAGGCGGCGCGGGGCCTGCCTCCCGGGGCCTGGCTGGAAGGGGCGGGGTTTCTCTTTCCCAAGGCCCCACCCCCGGGGCTTCTGGACCGGGCGGCCCCGGAGAACCCCGTCTTCCTCCGCAGCCGGGACCACCACTCCGCCTGGATCAACCGCAAGGCGGCGGAGGTGGCGGATCTGGGCCCGGGCACGGAAGCCCCCCAGGGGGGCGGCTTCCTCCGGGACAGCGAGGGGATGCCCTACTACCTCCTGGAGCGGGCCCAGGAGATCCTCGTTCCCCACCTGCCCCCGCCCTCGCCCCAGGACCTGGCCCGGGGCCTCCAGGACTTCGCCCGGCGGGGGTACACCGCGGTGCACGCCCTGGGGTATGAGCCGCCCGAGGCCCTGGACTGGGCCTTGGCCATGGAGCTTCCCGTGCGCCTCTGGTGGGCTTTGCCCCGGGGGGCCTGGCGGGGACGCGCGCCCGGCTGGTATGGGGACCTCCACCTGGCTGGGGTGAAGTTCTTTGCTGATGGGGCCCTGGGGAGCCGCACCGCCTGGATGCACCGTTCCTATCCCGACGGCTCTTTGGGGATGCCCCTGGACCGGGAGGGGGAGATCTTGGAGGAAGGGGAGGAGGCCTTAAGGGCAGGCTTCACCCTGGCGGTGCACGCCATCGGTACCCGGGCGGTGGAAGCGGTGCTGGGGGTGTTTCACAAGCTTGCCCCCGTGGCCTGGCGGAAGGGCCTTACCTTGAGGATGGAGCATGTGCAGCACGTGCGCGACGGGGCCCTTTCCCTCTTTTCCGGCCTCCCCCTGGCCCTCTCCATGCAGCCCCTCCACCTCCTGGAGGACGCTGCCCTAGTGCGGGCTTATGGGTTTCCCCCAGGGGAGGCCTTCCGCTTTCGGAGCCTCTGGGCCACGGGGTTGCCCTTGGCCTTTGGCTCCGATGCCCCCGTGGCCAAGCCGGATTACGGCCGGAACCTTCTCGCGGCCACCCGCCACCCCCTTGCCCCGGAGGAGAGCCTGACCCCCGAGGAGGTGCTTTGGGCCCATACGGAAGGGGCCTCGAGGGCAGCGGGCTGGGGGGACTACGGCCGCCTGGAGCCGGGGATGCGGGCCGACCTCACCTTGTGGGAGGGTGGAAGGCCCGTGGGCCGGGTGTATCGGGGAAGGTTGGAGCTCTTTTCGTGA
- a CDS encoding 2'-5' RNA ligase family protein yields MYGVLVWPPEDMRRFLEDLQALHGIRGFGPPHLNLRQPFDWPYEEEALRIALAGILRGHAPFRLRLGGWGYFPQGVVYLRAYGGTPFRRLYHALEPLAPPLKEIEGPSYLPHITLALGLSEEEARRLAQELPAPPRRSFLVKEVALVRDEEEGHLQEVARFPLGISEN; encoded by the coding sequence GTGTATGGGGTGTTGGTGTGGCCCCCGGAAGACATGAGGCGTTTCCTGGAGGACCTTCAGGCTCTTCACGGGATCAGGGGCTTCGGCCCTCCGCACCTTAACCTGCGCCAGCCCTTTGACTGGCCCTATGAGGAGGAGGCCTTGAGGATTGCCCTTGCGGGCATTCTTCGGGGGCACGCACCCTTTCGCCTGCGCCTCGGGGGGTGGGGGTATTTTCCCCAGGGGGTGGTCTACCTGAGGGCCTACGGGGGCACCCCCTTCCGGCGCCTCTACCACGCCCTGGAACCCTTGGCCCCGCCCCTGAAGGAGATCGAAGGGCCCAGCTACCTGCCCCACATCACCCTGGCCCTGGGGCTATCTGAGGAGGAGGCAAGGAGGTTGGCGCAGGAGCTTCCTGCGCCCCCAAGGCGCTCCTTCTTGGTGAAGGAAGTGGCCTTGGTGCGGGATGAAGAGGAGGGCCACCTCCAGGAGGTGGCCCGCTTTCCCTTGGGAATAAGCGAAAACTAG
- the rpoD gene encoding RNA polymerase sigma factor RpoD: MAPLVQDPLQGSYLEEAPEDPPLEGEEPDLAPEIFPDEPLDPMADESYLEADDLLLPEEGPSPDYLGEELFEEEEELALPKVSTSDPVRQYLHEIGQVPLLTLEEEIELARKVEEGMEAIKKLSEATGLDQDLIREVVRAKILGTARIAQIPGLRDKLDPKTVDEVDAKLKSLPKELKRYLHIAREGEAARQHLIEANLRLVVSIAKKYTGRGLSFLDLIQEGNQGLIRAVEKFEYKRRFKFSTYATWWIRQAINRAIADQARTIRIPVHMVETINKLSRTARQLQQELGREPTYEEIAEAMGPGWDAKRVEETLKIAQEPVSLETPIGDEKDSFYGDFIPDENLPSPVDAAAQSLLAEELEKALSKLSEREAMVLKLRKGLIDGREHTLEEVGAYFGVTRERIRQIENKALRKLKYHESRTRKLRDFLD; the protein is encoded by the coding sequence ATGGCGCCCCTGGTCCAGGATCCCCTTCAGGGAAGCTACCTGGAGGAGGCTCCGGAAGACCCCCCCCTCGAGGGGGAGGAGCCCGACCTCGCCCCCGAGATCTTCCCGGACGAGCCCTTGGATCCCATGGCGGACGAGAGCTACCTGGAAGCCGATGACCTCCTCCTTCCCGAGGAAGGCCCCTCCCCGGACTACCTGGGCGAGGAGCTCTTCGAGGAAGAGGAGGAGCTGGCCTTGCCAAAGGTTTCCACCTCCGATCCCGTGCGCCAGTACCTGCACGAGATCGGCCAGGTCCCCCTCCTCACCCTGGAGGAGGAGATCGAGCTGGCCAGGAAGGTGGAGGAGGGGATGGAGGCCATCAAAAAGCTCTCCGAGGCCACGGGGCTGGACCAGGACTTGATCCGGGAGGTGGTGCGGGCCAAGATCCTGGGCACGGCCCGCATCGCCCAGATCCCTGGCCTCAGGGACAAGCTGGATCCCAAGACGGTGGACGAGGTGGACGCCAAGCTGAAGAGCCTCCCCAAGGAGCTTAAGCGCTACCTGCACATCGCCCGGGAAGGGGAGGCCGCAAGGCAGCACCTCATTGAGGCCAACCTGAGGCTGGTGGTATCCATCGCCAAGAAGTACACCGGCCGCGGGCTCTCCTTCCTGGATCTGATCCAGGAGGGCAACCAGGGCCTCATACGGGCGGTGGAGAAGTTCGAGTACAAGCGCCGCTTCAAGTTCTCCACCTACGCCACCTGGTGGATCCGCCAGGCCATCAACCGGGCCATCGCCGACCAGGCCCGCACCATCCGCATCCCGGTGCACATGGTGGAGACCATCAACAAGCTCTCCCGCACCGCTCGCCAGCTCCAGCAGGAGCTGGGCCGCGAGCCCACCTACGAGGAGATCGCCGAAGCCATGGGCCCGGGCTGGGACGCCAAGCGGGTGGAGGAAACCCTGAAGATCGCCCAGGAGCCCGTCTCCCTGGAAACTCCCATCGGGGACGAGAAGGACAGCTTCTACGGGGACTTCATCCCCGACGAGAATCTTCCCTCCCCCGTGGACGCCGCCGCCCAGAGCCTCCTGGCGGAAGAGCTGGAAAAGGCCCTCTCTAAGCTCTCCGAGCGCGAGGCCATGGTGCTGAAGCTCCGCAAGGGTCTGATCGACGGGCGGGAGCACACCCTCGAGGAGGTGGGGGCCTACTTCGGCGTGACCCGGGAGCGCATCCGCCAGATTGAGAACAAGGCCTTAAGGAAGCTCAAGTACCACGAGTCCCGCACCCGCAAGCTCAGGGACTTCCTGGACTAG